Proteins from one Parvibaculum lavamentivorans DS-1 genomic window:
- a CDS encoding IS1595-like element ISPla1 family transposase: protein MDAVRFERLKARVARELTPEQCVELGEVVQAAAASRLADVALARRSAAVSSRRGCPHCGHDDIVKHGRDRGGRQRFRCRRSGSSGCGQTFNALTGTAFTRMRKPEKWAAYARMMATGFKSVDDVKTSGLGISRLTAWRWRHRLLRAQALRQAERVGGVIEADETYFLSSYKGHRGWQNGNPPENRPPRYRGGPAINRGLSSEQIPVLTALDNAGGIIEEVLPNRAAIAPALQGRIAPGSVLCSDGHKAYVSAAVKAGSEHRRIMTPKKTQATKAVGGKPRRPGRLGLGHVNAHHERTKTFVNRQVRGVSTRHLPFYLGWLRALRRPDFSPEALIDEALSTLK, encoded by the coding sequence ATGGACGCCGTCCGGTTCGAACGCCTGAAGGCGCGAGTTGCGAGAGAACTGACGCCCGAGCAGTGCGTCGAGCTCGGGGAGGTGGTCCAGGCCGCCGCCGCATCGCGGCTGGCCGATGTCGCGCTTGCGCGCCGTTCGGCGGCCGTGAGCAGCCGACGCGGATGTCCGCATTGCGGTCATGACGACATCGTGAAACACGGCCGCGATCGCGGAGGCAGGCAGCGATTTCGCTGCCGCCGGAGCGGCTCATCCGGCTGCGGCCAAACCTTCAACGCCCTCACCGGCACCGCCTTCACCCGTATGCGCAAGCCGGAGAAGTGGGCTGCCTACGCCCGCATGATGGCCACCGGCTTCAAGTCGGTCGACGACGTGAAGACGAGCGGGCTTGGCATCTCGCGGCTGACCGCCTGGCGCTGGCGTCATCGCCTCTTGCGCGCCCAGGCGCTGCGGCAGGCCGAACGGGTGGGAGGCGTCATCGAGGCCGATGAAACCTACTTTTTGAGTTCCTACAAGGGACACCGGGGCTGGCAGAACGGGAATCCGCCGGAGAACCGCCCGCCGCGCTACCGCGGAGGCCCGGCCATCAACAGGGGACTCTCCAGCGAGCAAATCCCCGTGCTCACGGCGCTCGACAACGCCGGCGGCATCATCGAGGAAGTGCTGCCAAACCGCGCCGCCATCGCTCCCGCGCTTCAGGGGCGTATCGCGCCGGGCTCCGTTCTCTGCTCCGACGGGCACAAGGCCTATGTCAGCGCAGCGGTGAAAGCGGGCTCGGAACATCGCCGCATCATGACCCCGAAGAAGACGCAGGCAACGAAGGCCGTTGGCGGAAAACCTCGCCGCCCCGGACGGCTCGGGCTCGGTCATGTGAATGCCCATCACGAGCGCACGAAGACCTTCGTCAACCGGCAGGTGCGCGGCGTCTCGACCCGGCATCTTCCGTTCTATCTCGGCTGGCTTCGGGCGCTCCGGAGGCCCGACTTCTCGCCGGAGGCCCTCATCGATGAGGCGTTATCCACACTTAAGTAG
- a CDS encoding AEC family transporter, whose product MLPILNALVPVFLVIALGFVIRRKDFPGEGLWVPLDQINYYVLFPALLCYTLAVADIVLGEVGAMAAALAAGMLAMVVLLMLSKRLLPMTGAEFSSVFQGAARWNSFVALAAIASLWGKPGLTLAAVAVAVMVPIANIVSVTVLTRYAGSTPAGPATVAKLLSRNPLILACAAGIALNLTGIGLPGPLATTFKIVGDASLTLGLLAVGAGLQIVNVLEKKWIVLYTSFLKLIAMPFIMMGFCLLFGVEGLPRLVVLICAAVPGATSSYMLARQLGGDMHLMASLITGGTILAVVTMPLMLWLLG is encoded by the coding sequence ATGCTCCCCATCCTGAACGCCCTCGTCCCCGTCTTCCTCGTCATCGCGCTCGGCTTCGTTATCCGCCGCAAGGATTTCCCGGGCGAGGGACTGTGGGTGCCGCTTGACCAGATCAACTACTACGTCCTCTTCCCCGCCCTCCTTTGCTACACGCTCGCCGTCGCCGACATCGTGCTCGGCGAAGTCGGCGCGATGGCCGCCGCGCTCGCTGCCGGCATGTTGGCAATGGTCGTGCTGCTGATGCTCTCGAAACGCCTCCTGCCCATGACCGGCGCGGAATTCTCGAGCGTCTTCCAGGGCGCCGCGCGCTGGAACAGTTTTGTGGCGCTCGCTGCCATCGCCTCTCTCTGGGGAAAGCCCGGCCTCACGCTCGCCGCCGTCGCGGTCGCGGTCATGGTGCCCATCGCGAATATCGTCTCCGTCACCGTGCTGACGCGTTATGCGGGCTCAACACCCGCCGGCCCCGCCACGGTCGCGAAGCTCCTCTCGCGAAATCCGCTGATCCTCGCCTGCGCGGCCGGCATCGCTCTCAACCTCACCGGCATCGGCCTGCCCGGTCCCCTCGCCACGACCTTCAAGATCGTCGGCGACGCCTCGCTCACCCTCGGCCTCCTCGCCGTCGGCGCCGGGCTTCAGATCGTGAACGTGCTCGAAAAGAAATGGATCGTCCTCTACACGAGCTTCCTGAAGCTCATCGCGATGCCCTTCATCATGATGGGCTTCTGCCTCCTCTTCGGCGTCGAAGGCCTGCCGCGCCTCGTCGTCCTCATCTGCGCCGCCGTCCCCGGCGCCACCTCCTCCTACATGCTCGCCCGCCAGCTCGGCGGCGACATGCACCTGATGGCCAGCCTCATCACCGGCGGAACGATCCTCGCCGTGGTTACGATGCCGCTGATGCTGTGGTTGCTGGGGTAA
- the ruvX gene encoding Holliday junction resolvase RuvX — MSGNLKPLAELKVGLGRNRRLIGVDLGSKTIGLALSDVSLSIASPLETIRRTKFTADAERLIALAKEHDAGALVFGLPLNMDGTEGPRCQSTRAFIRNLEKLTDLPIAFWDERLSTMAVTRTLLDADASRARRAELVDKMAAAYILQGALDRLRKL, encoded by the coding sequence TTGAGCGGCAATCTGAAGCCTCTTGCGGAACTTAAGGTAGGCTTGGGCCGCAACCGGCGCCTGATCGGCGTCGATCTTGGGTCGAAAACCATCGGCCTCGCCCTCTCGGACGTCTCCCTTTCGATCGCGAGCCCCCTCGAAACCATCAGGCGGACGAAGTTCACCGCCGATGCCGAACGCCTCATCGCGCTGGCGAAGGAACATGACGCCGGCGCCCTCGTCTTCGGCTTGCCCCTCAACATGGACGGCACCGAGGGGCCCCGCTGCCAGTCCACCCGCGCCTTCATCCGCAATCTCGAAAAGCTGACGGATCTGCCCATCGCCTTCTGGGACGAACGCCTCTCCACCATGGCCGTCACCCGCACCCTGCTCGACGCCGATGCCAGCCGCGCCCGCCGCGCCGAACTCGTGGACAAGATGGCCGCCGCCTACATCCTGCAGGGCGCGCTCGACCGCCTGCGGAAGCTCTGA
- the gatC gene encoding Asp-tRNA(Asn)/Glu-tRNA(Gln) amidotransferase subunit GatC: MSVDQKTVRHIARLARIAVRDDELEALAKELNGILDWVEQLGEVDTSGVEPMTSAVAVAMKMRDDVVEVQNLQAEVTRNAPGSEDGFYVVPKVVE; the protein is encoded by the coding sequence ATGTCGGTCGATCAGAAAACGGTCCGGCACATCGCCCGGCTTGCGCGGATAGCCGTGCGGGACGATGAGCTGGAAGCGCTGGCCAAGGAACTCAACGGCATTCTCGACTGGGTGGAGCAACTCGGCGAGGTGGACACGTCCGGTGTGGAGCCGATGACGAGCGCCGTTGCCGTCGCCATGAAGATGCGGGACGACGTGGTGGAGGTTCAGAACCTTCAGGCGGAGGTGACGCGCAACGCGCCCGGCTCCGAAGACGGGTTCTACGTGGTGCCGAAGGTGGTGGAGTAA
- the gatA gene encoding Asp-tRNA(Asn)/Glu-tRNA(Gln) amidotransferase subunit GatA, translated as MSDLTKLTLAGARDALKKKEITSTELTGAYLKEMEAAAALNAYVTVTADKAMEMAKASDAKLAKGEGGALEGLPLGIKDLYCTKDVLTTACSHILDGFKPAYESTVTSNLWRDGAVMLGKLNNDEFAMGSSNETSHYGSVVNPWRRKGSDAKLVPGGSSGGSSAAVAANLCLAATATDTGGSIRQPAAFTGTVGLKPTYGRCSRWGIVAFASSLDQAGPIGRDVRDTAIMLGSMAGHDEKDTTSVDRAVPDYEAVLGQSIKGLSVGIPKEYRVDGMPGEIDELWSRGIEWLKAAGATVKEVSLPHTKYALPTYYIVAPAECSSNLARYDGVRYGLRVDGRDITDMYEKTRAAGFGAEVRRRVLMGTYVLSAGYYDAYYLKAQKVRSLIAQDFASAFSEVDVLLTPTAPSAAFAIGEKSDDPLSMYLNDVFTVPVNLAGLPGISVPAGLSGEGLPLGLQLIGRTFDEETLLKAAYAIEQAADFKAAPEAWWKA; from the coding sequence ATGAGCGACCTGACAAAACTGACGCTCGCCGGTGCGCGCGACGCGCTGAAGAAGAAAGAGATCACCTCCACGGAGCTGACCGGCGCCTATCTCAAGGAGATGGAGGCGGCTGCGGCGCTCAATGCCTATGTGACGGTGACGGCCGACAAGGCGATGGAGATGGCGAAGGCGTCCGACGCGAAGCTCGCCAAGGGCGAGGGCGGAGCGCTGGAAGGGCTGCCGCTCGGCATCAAGGATCTCTATTGCACCAAGGACGTGCTGACGACAGCATGCAGCCACATTCTCGATGGCTTCAAGCCGGCTTACGAGTCGACGGTAACGAGCAATCTGTGGCGCGATGGGGCCGTCATGCTCGGTAAGCTCAACAATGACGAGTTTGCCATGGGCTCGTCGAACGAGACGAGCCATTACGGCTCCGTCGTCAATCCATGGCGGCGCAAGGGATCGGATGCGAAGCTGGTGCCCGGCGGCTCGTCAGGCGGATCGTCGGCGGCGGTGGCGGCCAATCTCTGCCTCGCGGCGACGGCGACGGATACGGGCGGCTCGATCCGCCAGCCGGCGGCGTTCACGGGCACCGTGGGCCTGAAGCCGACCTATGGACGCTGCTCGCGCTGGGGGATCGTGGCGTTCGCCTCGTCGCTCGACCAAGCGGGGCCGATCGGCCGCGACGTGCGCGACACGGCGATCATGCTGGGTTCCATGGCCGGACATGACGAGAAGGACACGACGAGCGTCGACCGCGCGGTGCCGGACTATGAGGCGGTGCTCGGGCAGAGCATCAAGGGCCTCAGCGTCGGCATTCCGAAGGAATACCGGGTGGACGGCATGCCGGGCGAGATCGACGAGCTCTGGTCGCGCGGCATCGAGTGGCTGAAGGCGGCGGGGGCGACTGTGAAGGAAGTGAGCCTGCCGCACACCAAATACGCGCTGCCGACCTATTACATCGTGGCGCCGGCGGAATGCTCCTCCAACCTCGCGCGCTATGACGGCGTGCGCTACGGGCTGCGCGTGGATGGCCGCGACATCACGGACATGTATGAGAAGACGAGGGCGGCGGGCTTCGGCGCGGAAGTGCGGCGGCGCGTGCTGATGGGCACCTATGTGCTGTCGGCGGGCTATTACGATGCCTATTACCTGAAGGCGCAGAAGGTGCGGTCGCTGATCGCGCAGGACTTTGCGTCTGCGTTCTCCGAGGTGGACGTGCTGCTGACGCCGACGGCGCCTTCGGCGGCCTTCGCCATTGGCGAGAAGAGCGACGATCCGCTGTCTATGTACCTGAACGACGTCTTCACGGTGCCGGTGAACCTTGCCGGGCTGCCGGGGATTTCGGTTCCGGCCGGGCTGTCGGGCGAGGGGCTGCCGCTCGGATTGCAGCTGATCGGACGGACATTCGACGAAGAGACGCTGCTGAAGGCGGCCTATGCAATCGAGCAGGCGGCGGATTTCAAGGCGGCACCCGAAGCGTGGTGGAAAGCATGA
- the gatB gene encoding Asp-tRNA(Asn)/Glu-tRNA(Gln) amidotransferase subunit GatB, whose protein sequence is MTTMVSDFERTMRKREARPEDLIKGQTGDWEIILGLEVHAQVTSNAKLFSASSTKFGAEQNTQVSFVDAAMPGMLPVINRYCVEQAVRTGLGLKAQINLRSVFDRKNYFYPDLPQGYQISQYKHPIVGEGEVVLDMKDGRTVIVGIERLHLEQDAGKSLHDQHPAMSFVDLNRSGVALMEIVSKPDMRSADEARAYVTKLRTILRYLGTCDGNMEEGSLRADVNVSVRKVGAPLGTRCEIKNVNSIRFIGQAIEYEARRQIEILEEGGKIDQETRLFDPKTGETRSMRSKEEAHDYRYFPDPDLLPLELLQDDVDAIRTSLPELPDEKKARLISDYGLSPYDATVLVSEGARADFFEAVAKGRDAKLAANWVTGDFFGALNREGHSIEDTPVTAKQLGELIDLISDGTISGRIAKQVFDSMYKTGRDPAKIVEDEGLQQVTDFGEIEAAIDAVIAANPDKVEQTKVKPQLAAWFVGQIMKSTSGKANPRVVNEILARKLGLSSEG, encoded by the coding sequence ATGACAACGATGGTGAGCGATTTCGAGCGCACGATGCGCAAGCGCGAGGCGCGGCCGGAAGACCTGATCAAAGGGCAGACAGGCGACTGGGAGATCATTCTCGGGCTCGAAGTCCATGCCCAGGTGACGTCGAACGCCAAGCTTTTCTCGGCTTCTTCCACCAAGTTCGGCGCGGAACAGAACACGCAGGTGAGCTTCGTGGACGCGGCGATGCCGGGAATGCTGCCGGTCATCAACCGCTACTGCGTGGAACAGGCGGTGCGCACGGGGCTCGGCCTCAAGGCGCAGATCAACCTGCGCTCGGTGTTCGACCGGAAGAACTATTTCTACCCGGACCTGCCGCAGGGCTACCAGATCTCCCAGTACAAGCATCCGATCGTGGGCGAGGGCGAGGTCGTGCTCGACATGAAGGACGGGCGGACGGTGATCGTCGGCATTGAGCGGCTGCATCTGGAACAGGACGCGGGCAAGAGCCTGCACGACCAGCACCCCGCGATGAGCTTCGTCGACCTCAATCGTTCGGGCGTTGCGCTGATGGAGATTGTCTCAAAGCCGGACATGCGTTCCGCAGACGAAGCAAGGGCTTACGTGACGAAGCTGAGAACAATCCTGCGCTATCTCGGTACCTGCGACGGCAACATGGAAGAGGGAAGTCTGCGCGCCGACGTTAATGTTTCTGTGCGAAAGGTCGGCGCCCCGCTCGGCACGCGCTGCGAAATCAAGAACGTGAACTCGATCCGTTTCATCGGGCAGGCGATCGAATACGAAGCGCGGCGGCAGATAGAAATCCTCGAAGAGGGCGGCAAGATCGACCAGGAGACGCGACTTTTCGATCCGAAGACGGGTGAAACGCGCTCGATGCGCTCCAAGGAAGAGGCGCATGACTATCGCTACTTCCCCGATCCCGATCTTCTGCCGCTGGAACTACTGCAGGACGATGTGGACGCCATCCGGACGTCGCTGCCGGAACTGCCGGACGAAAAAAAGGCGCGACTGATCTCCGACTACGGGCTGTCGCCCTACGACGCGACCGTTCTGGTAAGCGAAGGCGCCCGCGCGGACTTCTTCGAGGCGGTTGCAAAAGGGCGCGACGCGAAGCTCGCGGCGAACTGGGTGACGGGCGATTTCTTCGGGGCGCTGAACCGCGAAGGACACTCGATCGAGGACACTCCGGTGACCGCGAAACAGCTCGGAGAGCTCATCGACCTCATCTCCGACGGGACGATCTCGGGGCGAATCGCGAAGCAGGTTTTTGATTCGATGTACAAAACGGGCCGTGACCCGGCCAAAATCGTCGAAGATGAAGGCCTGCAGCAAGTCACGGATTTTGGAGAAATCGAGGCCGCAATCGACGCCGTCATCGCGGCGAACCCCGATAAAGTCGAGCAAACAAAAGTCAAGCCTCAACTTGCGGCGTGGTTTGTCGGCCAAATCATGAAATCCACGTCTGGCAAGGCTAATCCGCGCGTCGTGAATGAAATTCTTGCGCGAAAACTGGGGCTATCGTCCGAAGGCTGA
- a CDS encoding histone H1-like repetitive region-containing protein — translation MATTTKTKAKPKAAAAKKPAAKKPAAAKKKPAAKKTVKKLAAKTTAAKKAPAKKKPAAKKKPAAKKTVKKAVAKKTVAKKAPAKRKPAAKKKPAAKKTAARKPAAKKTTAKKAPAKRKPAAKKPAAKKTAAKKAPAKRKPAAKKPAAKRKPAARKKAA, via the coding sequence ATGGCTACCACCACGAAGACGAAAGCTAAGCCGAAGGCCGCTGCGGCCAAAAAGCCGGCTGCCAAGAAGCCTGCTGCGGCGAAGAAGAAGCCCGCCGCGAAGAAGACAGTGAAGAAGCTCGCGGCCAAGACCACCGCAGCGAAGAAGGCCCCGGCCAAGAAGAAGCCGGCAGCGAAGAAGAAGCCCGCTGCCAAGAAGACCGTGAAGAAGGCCGTGGCGAAGAAGACCGTCGCCAAGAAGGCCCCTGCGAAGCGCAAACCCGCAGCGAAGAAGAAGCCGGCTGCGAAGAAGACCGCGGCTCGCAAGCCCGCCGCAAAGAAGACCACTGCGAAAAAGGCGCCCGCCAAGCGGAAGCCTGCGGCGAAGAAGCCGGCTGCAAAGAAGACCGCAGCCAAGAAGGCACCGGCGAAGCGCAAGCCCGCCGCGAAGAAGCCTGCTGCGAAGCGGAAGCCCGCAGCTCGCAAGAAGGCGGCCTAA
- a CDS encoding glutathione S-transferase N-terminal domain-containing protein — MTENRRPKPARAAAKHSSGGRRPAETRDKAKPIDIYYWPTPNGWKISVMLEECLLPYRVRPVNIGIGDQFKRSFLKIAPNNRMPAIVDPDGPGGKPISIFESGAILQYLGRKTGKFYPASERTRVEVDQWLFWQMAGLGPMAGQAHHFRQYAQEKIPYAIKRYTDEVNRLYGVMNKRLKDRDYLAGRYSIADMACWGWVVPYKNQGQQLDDFPFLKDWFERVSARPAVKRGFALGREWRRGTIGDKSKEAEEARKILFGQRAQ; from the coding sequence ATGACCGAGAATCGCCGGCCAAAGCCTGCAAGGGCAGCGGCAAAGCATTCTTCAGGTGGGCGGCGTCCCGCGGAAACGCGGGACAAAGCCAAGCCGATCGACATCTATTATTGGCCGACACCAAACGGCTGGAAGATTTCGGTCATGCTTGAAGAATGTCTGCTGCCCTACAGGGTCAGGCCGGTGAATATCGGGATTGGCGACCAGTTCAAGCGGTCCTTTTTGAAGATCGCGCCGAACAATCGGATGCCAGCCATCGTGGACCCTGACGGTCCAGGGGGGAAACCGATTTCGATCTTCGAGTCGGGGGCTATCCTTCAATATCTCGGGCGCAAGACGGGCAAGTTTTATCCCGCCAGCGAACGTACGAGAGTTGAGGTCGACCAATGGCTGTTCTGGCAGATGGCTGGGCTTGGTCCGATGGCGGGCCAAGCCCATCATTTTCGTCAGTATGCCCAGGAAAAAATCCCATACGCGATCAAACGATATACCGACGAGGTAAACCGGCTCTATGGCGTGATGAACAAGCGCCTCAAGGACCGGGACTATCTCGCCGGCCGCTACTCGATCGCGGACATGGCCTGCTGGGGCTGGGTCGTACCCTATAAAAACCAGGGCCAGCAGCTCGACGATTTTCCATTCCTCAAAGACTGGTTTGAGCGGGTTAGCGCCCGTCCGGCGGTCAAACGAGGATTTGCCCTCGGTCGCGAATGGCGCCGGGGCACCATCGGTGACAAGTCGAAAGAGGCCGAAGAGGCTCGCAAGATCCTCTTCGGACAACGCGCACAATAA
- a CDS encoding glutathione S-transferase N-terminal domain-containing protein has product MIDLYTWTTPNGRKVSIMLEETGLPYEVHAVNIGKNEQFEPAFLKISPNNRIPAIVDREGGGAGLSVFESGAILIYLAEKTGKFLAPKGAQRAKTLEWLMWQMGGVGPMLGQANHFINAAPEKIPYAIDRYTSEAARLIKVLDTRLGEAEYMGGDYSIADMATYPWLKVAFDLIAQSKPEIAGEGLNVRRWLAAVGARPTVERGMAVPKV; this is encoded by the coding sequence ATGATCGATCTTTACACATGGACGACGCCGAATGGCCGCAAGGTCTCCATCATGCTCGAGGAGACGGGGCTTCCCTACGAAGTCCATGCCGTCAACATCGGCAAGAATGAGCAATTCGAACCGGCTTTTCTGAAGATCAGTCCGAACAACCGCATTCCCGCAATCGTGGACCGGGAGGGCGGAGGCGCCGGGCTTTCCGTATTCGAGTCCGGTGCAATCCTGATCTATCTCGCCGAGAAGACGGGCAAGTTTCTCGCGCCTAAGGGCGCGCAGCGCGCCAAGACGCTGGAATGGCTGATGTGGCAAATGGGCGGCGTCGGGCCGATGCTCGGGCAGGCCAACCACTTCATCAACGCGGCGCCAGAGAAAATTCCCTATGCCATCGATCGTTACACTTCCGAAGCGGCGCGCCTCATCAAGGTGCTCGATACGCGGCTTGGCGAAGCCGAATATATGGGCGGCGATTACTCCATTGCCGACATGGCGACATATCCCTGGCTCAAGGTTGCATTTGACTTGATCGCGCAAAGCAAACCCGAAATCGCGGGCGAGGGCCTGAATGTGAGACGCTGGCTCGCCGCGGTCGGCGCGCGGCCGACGGTGGAGCGTGGCATGGCGGTGCCGAAGGTTTGA
- a CDS encoding SEL1-like repeat protein → MARMQLDTLERGELAAEGGKCDALYNLGLMYSTGNGVEVDLVTAHKWFNLAAMQGSLPARTCRAELTVEMTPAQIAEAQRQAREWLTTQ, encoded by the coding sequence ATGGCTCGCATGCAACTCGATACGCTCGAGAGAGGCGAGCTTGCCGCCGAAGGTGGCAAGTGTGATGCGCTTTATAATCTGGGGCTGATGTATTCGACCGGAAACGGCGTCGAGGTGGACCTCGTTACGGCTCACAAATGGTTCAACCTGGCGGCGATGCAAGGCAGCCTGCCCGCGCGGACATGCCGGGCGGAACTGACGGTTGAGATGACGCCGGCGCAGATTGCCGAGGCGCAGCGCCAGGCGCGCGAGTGGCTCACCACCCAGTAA
- the tesB gene encoding acyl-CoA thioesterase II translates to MTDSPEADKNAVEDLIELLDLERIEMNLFRGHSPDVSWQRVFGGQVIGQALVAAYRTVEERVCHSLHAYFIRPGDPKVPIVYEVDRARDGKSFTTRRVVAIQHGKQIFNLAASFQSPETGFEHQSTMPDVPQPEDLPNERELRRAIESRLPPEIAKHFSRPRPIEIRPVNPQDYIDPEPMEPFQHVWFRARKSVGDDVALNQCIVAYASDMTLLDTCIRPHGVSWVSGKLQSASLDHAMWFHAPFRSDEWLLYTQDSPSASGARGFNRGSLYTRDGKLVASVAQEGLIRYHGKPKA, encoded by the coding sequence ATGACCGATTCCCCCGAAGCCGATAAAAATGCCGTCGAAGACCTGATCGAACTTCTCGACCTGGAGAGGATCGAGATGAATCTGTTCCGCGGCCACAGCCCGGATGTGAGCTGGCAGCGCGTGTTCGGCGGGCAGGTGATCGGGCAAGCACTCGTGGCTGCCTACCGGACCGTCGAGGAGCGGGTTTGCCATTCTCTTCATGCCTATTTCATCCGTCCGGGCGATCCGAAAGTACCGATCGTCTATGAGGTGGACAGGGCGCGCGACGGCAAGAGCTTCACCACGCGGCGCGTCGTTGCCATCCAGCACGGTAAGCAGATTTTCAACCTGGCGGCCTCTTTCCAGTCGCCCGAGACGGGTTTCGAGCATCAGAGCACGATGCCGGACGTGCCGCAGCCGGAAGACCTGCCGAACGAACGGGAGCTGCGGCGCGCGATTGAATCGCGCCTCCCCCCCGAAATCGCGAAGCACTTCTCCAGACCGAGACCCATTGAGATCCGCCCGGTCAATCCGCAGGACTATATCGATCCGGAACCAATGGAGCCGTTCCAGCATGTCTGGTTTCGCGCGCGCAAAAGCGTCGGCGACGATGTGGCGTTGAACCAGTGCATCGTGGCCTATGCCTCCGACATGACGCTGCTCGACACATGCATCCGGCCCCACGGCGTAAGCTGGGTGTCGGGAAAGCTGCAGTCTGCCAGCCTCGACCATGCCATGTGGTTCCATGCGCCGTTTCGCAGCGATGAGTGGCTGCTCTATACCCAGGACAGTCCCAGCGCGTCCGGGGCACGCGGCTTCAACCGGGGCAGCCTCTATACGCGGGACGGCAAGCTTGTCGCCTCTGTGGCGCAGGAAGGGCTTATTCGCTACCACGGCAAGCCGAAAGCCTGA
- a CDS encoding TetR/AcrR family transcriptional regulator codes for MTVSGKSGPGRPRDQAADAAILGAALEIFIERGAAGTTVEEVAKRAGVARTTLYRRWTSKNELLADAVASVRLATEAAADDWRGLSLPDVLKLTIKEVPRLMAQPMARPLAAQLLAAPELFKIYYDGVLAPRMAAFQLLLDQAQRDGLIPRSVDTKMLHAMMAGAFTNLLLLRTEPPTEAQARAYLRRLVAALGLKEILRQGAP; via the coding sequence ATGACCGTAAGCGGCAAATCGGGGCCGGGACGCCCGCGCGATCAGGCCGCGGATGCCGCGATCCTCGGGGCCGCGCTCGAGATTTTCATAGAGCGGGGCGCGGCGGGTACGACGGTCGAAGAAGTAGCGAAGCGAGCCGGCGTCGCCCGCACCACGCTTTACCGGCGGTGGACGTCCAAGAATGAATTGCTGGCCGATGCGGTCGCGTCCGTGCGGCTGGCGACCGAGGCGGCAGCGGATGACTGGCGCGGATTGTCGCTGCCGGATGTTCTCAAGCTGACGATCAAAGAAGTGCCGCGCTTGATGGCGCAGCCGATGGCACGGCCGCTGGCGGCGCAACTTCTGGCCGCGCCTGAGCTTTTCAAAATCTACTATGACGGCGTTCTGGCGCCGCGCATGGCGGCGTTCCAGTTGCTGCTCGACCAGGCGCAACGCGACGGCCTCATTCCCCGCTCCGTCGATACGAAGATGCTGCATGCGATGATGGCGGGTGCATTCACAAATCTGCTGCTGCTGCGAACCGAGCCGCCAACCGAGGCTCAGGCCCGCGCCTATCTGAGGCGGCTGGTGGCGGCACTCGGGCTCAAGGAGATTTTGCGCCAGGGTGCCCCTTGA
- a CDS encoding alpha/beta hydrolase: MGTRRPVSFKSGKWTLKGYLHEPAGAPPFACLVMCHGFSGTMDRLQDHAAAFSEAGFAVLTFDYRNFGESGGKPRQVISIERQLNDIAAAIAFVRAQSNIDSGKVVLWGSSLGGGHVVVAAARDKRVAAVISQVPFNGFPKKVEGMTAGRRRQIVGAMLKDWLRGKLGLSPVYMAAVGHKGEFAVMASDDAAAAVEAMSGGGATTWQNKVAPRILLEMVFYKPGNFAPFVSAPLLVCMAEGDKETPPETVRELAEKAPRGELRRYPIRHFEIYREDIRDMVLRDQIAFLKTHLFVAG, encoded by the coding sequence ATGGGGACGCGGCGGCCAGTTTCGTTCAAATCCGGGAAGTGGACGCTCAAGGGATACCTGCATGAGCCGGCAGGGGCACCGCCATTTGCCTGCCTCGTCATGTGCCATGGCTTCAGCGGGACGATGGATCGGCTGCAGGACCATGCAGCGGCTTTCAGCGAGGCGGGTTTCGCGGTGCTCACTTTCGACTACCGGAATTTCGGCGAGAGCGGCGGGAAGCCCAGGCAGGTGATTTCGATCGAGCGGCAGCTCAACGACATCGCAGCGGCCATTGCTTTCGTCAGGGCACAGAGCAATATCGACAGCGGGAAAGTTGTGCTGTGGGGCTCGTCGCTTGGCGGCGGGCATGTGGTTGTCGCTGCCGCGCGTGACAAACGCGTAGCAGCGGTGATTTCCCAAGTACCCTTTAACGGTTTTCCGAAGAAGGTGGAGGGAATGACCGCCGGGCGCCGAAGGCAGATCGTTGGAGCCATGCTGAAAGACTGGTTGCGCGGCAAGCTGGGGCTTTCACCGGTCTACATGGCCGCTGTGGGCCATAAAGGAGAATTTGCGGTTATGGCGTCAGACGATGCGGCCGCTGCCGTCGAAGCGATGAGCGGAGGAGGCGCTACGACCTGGCAAAATAAGGTGGCGCCGCGCATTCTGCTGGAAATGGTCTTCTACAAGCCGGGAAATTTTGCGCCGTTTGTATCTGCACCGCTGCTGGTTTGCATGGCGGAAGGCGACAAGGAGACGCCGCCGGAAACCGTGCGCGAGCTTGCGGAAAAGGCGCCGCGTGGCGAGCTTCGCCGCTATCCCATCCGCCACTTCGAAATATACAGAGAGGATATTCGAGACATGGTGCTGCGGGATCAGATCGCCTTTCTCAAGACGCATCTTTTTGTCGCTGGATAG